In [Leptolyngbya] sp. PCC 7376, a genomic segment contains:
- a CDS encoding flotillin family protein, with product MKFWLTFLQTLPELTDSELNDIRESDLFAQRLETSETAIATVGLNSTTPTSPAFIPLGGAVVFPGIIVTLIVLFLMSVWAYTRVYVITPNNEAFVRTGGVIRKKKTVILNGGCIVLPGFHELTRVPLREISIDVERTGNLAVRTQDYLRANMRVTFYVCINAKEEDVLVSAARLSKQGRISEDDIKDALEKRADDAIRAAAKRKSIAEIDSDKLGFADEVLNLIQQDLKKVGLTLNNIAISEIEESDTYDENNFFDAQGVRLRTETIQKSIKQKLEVELSIQKQKRELQLNTKVEIEEQELAAEQKSLKLAKSKEEAKLDQAKAIEFLKAQQAQEIQAAQDQELAKIERNKILQEKAVEEEKIQQKLSIQQNQIAADIELEEQNKALKVARTQQQQQAEIAEINRQKTINASQLKAQVAVAEAQQESQIAKEEAAIAIANKEKERFAAEAERTQAEEAVSTAQAVEQAEREQRLAIIDAEKDANQKRIADQNVVEIDVFRRRRQAEIARQAAELEAESIRTLAEANRYKALADAQGKQAIIEAENALSNANRTAELIKLLMPTISEQLPEIMRALAPQPGVLGDAKIFAMPGGGANGEGSGIDDINKLLLSTSGISLLNTFLNEGKLGELLGQVKTFLNDNSVDAGSSEILENIESLLESLQTSSSTSSATSSSSTTAFQPSRVITPPPSDESTGA from the coding sequence ATGAAGTTTTGGCTAACGTTTCTCCAGACACTGCCTGAGCTAACCGATTCGGAATTAAACGATATTCGCGAGAGTGACCTTTTTGCCCAGCGCCTAGAAACCAGCGAAACGGCGATCGCCACAGTGGGCTTGAATTCTACAACTCCTACATCTCCTGCATTTATTCCCCTTGGTGGTGCGGTCGTTTTTCCGGGGATTATCGTCACTCTGATTGTCCTCTTCCTGATGAGTGTCTGGGCTTATACCCGCGTCTATGTCATCACCCCAAACAACGAAGCCTTTGTGCGCACTGGTGGTGTCATTCGGAAAAAGAAAACTGTCATTCTCAACGGTGGTTGTATTGTTCTGCCCGGTTTCCATGAACTAACCCGTGTGCCTCTCCGAGAGATTTCCATCGATGTCGAGCGCACCGGAAATCTCGCTGTCAGAACTCAGGACTATCTCCGGGCCAATATGCGCGTCACATTCTATGTCTGCATTAATGCCAAAGAAGAAGATGTATTAGTCTCGGCCGCTAGACTCTCCAAACAAGGCCGCATTTCTGAGGATGATATTAAAGATGCCCTAGAGAAACGTGCTGATGATGCTATCCGCGCAGCTGCAAAACGCAAAAGCATTGCCGAGATTGACTCCGATAAATTAGGTTTTGCCGACGAAGTGCTGAACTTGATCCAACAGGATCTGAAAAAAGTCGGTCTAACGCTTAATAACATTGCGATCTCCGAAATTGAAGAAAGTGATACCTATGACGAAAATAATTTCTTTGATGCCCAAGGGGTGAGGCTACGGACTGAAACGATTCAAAAATCGATTAAGCAAAAACTTGAAGTTGAACTCAGTATCCAGAAGCAAAAGCGCGAACTACAGCTAAATACGAAGGTCGAGATTGAAGAACAAGAGCTTGCTGCTGAACAAAAATCATTAAAGCTCGCGAAATCCAAAGAAGAGGCAAAACTCGATCAAGCGAAAGCCATTGAATTTCTAAAGGCGCAACAAGCTCAAGAAATTCAAGCAGCGCAGGATCAAGAATTAGCCAAAATTGAACGAAATAAAATTCTTCAAGAGAAGGCTGTCGAAGAAGAAAAAATTCAACAAAAACTCTCAATTCAACAAAATCAAATTGCTGCTGATATTGAGCTAGAGGAACAAAATAAGGCGCTCAAAGTTGCCCGCACTCAACAACAACAGCAGGCTGAAATTGCGGAGATTAACCGCCAGAAAACGATTAATGCATCTCAACTTAAGGCACAGGTTGCCGTTGCCGAAGCCCAACAAGAATCACAAATCGCTAAAGAAGAGGCAGCGATCGCCATTGCGAATAAAGAAAAAGAACGTTTCGCTGCAGAAGCAGAACGAACGCAGGCAGAAGAAGCGGTTTCCACTGCCCAAGCCGTTGAACAAGCTGAAAGAGAACAACGTTTGGCGATTATTGATGCGGAGAAGGATGCAAATCAAAAGCGAATTGCCGATCAAAACGTCGTGGAAATTGATGTATTTCGTCGCCGTCGTCAAGCAGAAATTGCCCGCCAAGCAGCGGAGTTAGAAGCAGAATCAATTCGTACTCTTGCTGAAGCAAACCGTTATAAAGCTCTTGCAGATGCCCAAGGTAAACAGGCCATTATCGAGGCGGAAAATGCCTTGAGTAATGCGAATCGCACGGCGGAATTAATCAAATTACTCATGCCAACAATTTCAGAACAGTTACCCGAAATTATGCGTGCATTGGCTCCTCAACCAGGTGTTTTGGGTGATGCCAAGATTTTTGCGATGCCAGGTGGTGGTGCAAATGGCGAAGGTAGTGGCATTGATGACATTAATAAATTATTGCTTTCGACCAGTGGAATTTCTCTCTTAAATACATTTTTAAACGAGGGCAAACTAGGTGAGCTTTTGGGGCAAGTGAAAACTTTCCTGAACGATAATTCTGTGGATGCTGGCTCCTCGGAAATTTTAGAGAATATTGAATCTCTGCTTGAGTCTTTGCAAACATCATCTTCCACGTCGAGTGCTACATCTAGTTCTTCGACTACGGCTTTCCAGCCCAGTCGTGTTATTACGCCACCTCCCAGTGATGAGAGTACAGGGGCTTGA
- a CDS encoding ferredoxin-thioredoxin reductase variable chain has protein sequence MNVGDRIRVTTSVIVYNHPQHRKEAFDLKGLEGDIEAVIGRPITATLPVKVRFEKKYAAHLREDEIEVI, from the coding sequence ATGAACGTCGGCGATCGCATCCGTGTCACTACATCGGTAATTGTTTATAACCACCCCCAACACCGCAAAGAAGCGTTTGATCTAAAAGGTCTCGAAGGCGATATCGAAGCGGTTATCGGTCGCCCTATCACTGCAACTTTACCCGTGAAAGTTAGATTCGAGAAAAAGTACGCAGCACACCTAAGAGAAGACGAAATCGAAGTGATCTAA